From Polynucleobacter difficilis, a single genomic window includes:
- the recA gene encoding recombinase RecA translates to MDDKKKSASSEFDGMSGDKQKALSAALAQIEKQFGKGSIMRLGDAEINQDIQVVSSGSLGLDIALGVGGLARGRVIEIYGPESSGKTTLTLHAIAEMQKIGGTCAFIDAEHALDVQYASRLGVDVNNLLISQPDTGEQALEIADALVRSGSIDLIVIDSVAALVPRAEIEGDMGDSLPGLQARLMSQALRKLTGTIKRTNSMVIFINQIRMKIGVMFGSPETTTGGNALKFYATMRLDIRRIGSIKKGDEVVGNETRVKVVKNKVSPPFREAIFDIMYGAGISREGEIIDMGVEADIVEKSGSWYSYNGDRIGQGKDNVRDFLKENPEIAKDIEAKIRAKLGVKAGLAITDAVDDTEIESADA, encoded by the coding sequence ATGGACGATAAGAAAAAATCAGCATCATCAGAATTTGACGGCATGAGTGGCGATAAGCAAAAAGCCTTATCAGCGGCGCTGGCGCAAATTGAAAAGCAGTTCGGCAAGGGCTCCATCATGCGCTTGGGCGATGCTGAAATTAACCAAGACATTCAGGTGGTATCGAGCGGATCCTTGGGTCTTGATATTGCCCTTGGAGTCGGCGGCCTTGCGCGCGGTCGTGTGATTGAAATTTACGGTCCAGAGTCGTCTGGAAAAACCACATTGACATTGCATGCGATTGCCGAAATGCAAAAGATTGGCGGCACCTGTGCATTTATCGATGCAGAGCATGCGCTCGATGTGCAATACGCATCACGCCTGGGTGTGGATGTGAACAACTTGCTGATTTCTCAGCCAGACACTGGTGAGCAGGCGCTCGAAATTGCAGACGCCTTAGTGCGTTCGGGTTCGATTGATTTAATCGTTATTGACTCGGTAGCAGCCTTAGTTCCGCGCGCCGAAATCGAAGGCGATATGGGCGATTCATTGCCTGGCCTGCAAGCGCGTTTGATGAGCCAAGCCTTGCGCAAATTAACGGGAACAATCAAGCGCACCAATTCCATGGTGATCTTTATTAACCAGATTCGCATGAAGATTGGTGTGATGTTTGGTTCCCCTGAAACAACCACAGGTGGTAATGCATTGAAGTTCTATGCCACCATGCGTTTAGACATTCGCCGTATTGGTAGCATCAAAAAGGGTGATGAGGTAGTTGGCAACGAAACCCGCGTTAAGGTTGTTAAGAACAAGGTTTCACCGCCTTTCCGCGAAGCCATTTTTGACATCATGTACGGCGCAGGAATTTCACGTGAGGGTGAAATAATCGATATGGGTGTCGAAGCCGATATCGTAGAGAAGTCTGGTTCTTGGTATAGCTATAACGGCGACCGCATTGGTCAAGGTAAAGATAATGTTCGCGATTTTCTGAAAGAGAATCCTGAAATTGCGAAAGACATCGAAGCCAAGATTCGTGCCAAGCTGGGCGTTAAAGCAGGTCTTGCAATCACAGATGCAGTAGACGATACGGAGATTGAATCGGCTGATGCCTGA
- a CDS encoding Rap1a/Tai family immunity protein, producing the protein MKKILFVTLLIPSFVQAGFYTGNELKEQCNKPTGSYNRGICHGYVSAVIDIGDNILFCLPSKVTLGQMSDLVIKYMNENPAQLHKSADSITVSAISIDFPCKKR; encoded by the coding sequence ATGAAAAAGATTTTATTTGTTACTTTGCTTATCCCGTCTTTTGTGCAGGCTGGATTCTATACAGGGAATGAACTTAAAGAGCAGTGCAATAAACCAACTGGCTCGTATAACAGGGGGATATGCCATGGATACGTTTCGGCTGTAATTGACATAGGTGATAACATTCTTTTTTGCCTCCCAAGCAAGGTAACACTGGGGCAAATGTCTGATTTAGTTATAAAGTATATGAATGAAAATCCTGCTCAACTGCACAAGTCCGCAGACAGCATTACTGTTTCTGCAATTTCAATAGATTTTCCTTGTAAGAAGAGGTGA
- a CDS encoding YDG/SRA domain-containing protein, whose protein sequence is MSSRIFGETQGITVGTTFTTRKEAAATGVHKPLQAGISGSKDDGADSVVISGGYEDDSDSGDVIIYTGEGGQDDKGRQIADQQLVRGNLALAKSEIDGLPVRVIRGADKKNPYAPETGYRYDGLYLVDSHWHEIGKAGFLVYRFKLVKLDSSLPPNKLTKELDLISLSAGSDSPKRATATSQRIIRDSKLGKEIKRLYNYKCQVCSIEIHTNAGPYAEAAHIKPVGKPHNGPDRPDNLLCLCPNHHLMLDKGVYFINDDLSLVGIEGNLIKHGEHEISIEHIRYHRLMFN, encoded by the coding sequence ATGTCCAGTCGAATCTTTGGTGAAACTCAAGGAATCACGGTCGGCACTACTTTTACAACAAGAAAAGAAGCGGCTGCCACTGGCGTTCATAAACCACTTCAAGCAGGTATATCAGGCTCGAAGGATGACGGAGCAGATTCAGTCGTTATTTCCGGGGGCTATGAGGACGATTCCGACTCGGGTGATGTAATCATCTATACGGGCGAAGGTGGGCAAGATGATAAAGGTCGCCAAATTGCGGACCAACAATTAGTTCGAGGAAATTTAGCATTAGCCAAAAGCGAAATTGATGGCTTACCAGTTCGAGTAATTCGTGGGGCGGACAAAAAGAATCCCTACGCCCCTGAGACTGGATATAGGTACGATGGTCTTTATTTGGTTGATAGCCACTGGCACGAGATAGGAAAAGCTGGATTCCTTGTGTATCGATTTAAGCTAGTTAAACTCGATTCATCACTGCCACCAAATAAGCTAACCAAAGAGCTTGATTTAATTTCTTTGTCGGCAGGAAGTGACAGCCCGAAAAGGGCTACAGCAACTTCTCAGCGAATCATTAGAGACTCAAAGCTAGGAAAAGAGATTAAGAGGCTCTATAACTACAAATGCCAAGTATGTTCAATTGAAATCCATACAAATGCAGGTCCGTATGCAGAAGCTGCTCATATTAAGCCCGTTGGGAAACCCCATAACGGTCCAGACCGTCCAGACAACTTACTATGCCTCTGTCCCAACCATCACTTAATGCTTGATAAGGGCGTTTATTTTATTAATGACGACTTATCTCTAGTAGGGATTGAGGGAAATCTGATTAAGCATGGGGAGCATGAAATCTCCATTGAGCATATCCGCTACCATAGGTTAATGTTTAACTAA
- the sucD gene encoding succinate--CoA ligase subunit alpha encodes MSILINKNTKVITQGITGKTGQFHTEKCQEYANGKNCFVAGVNPKKAGESIFNIPIFGTVKEAAQQTGATASVIYVPPPGAAAAIWEAVEADLDFVICITEGIPVRDMLEVRNKMAQKEAKGGKKTLLLGPNCPGIITPDEIKIGIMPGHIHKKGRIGVVSRSGTLTYEAVGQLSAIGLGQSTAVGIGGDPINGLKHIDIMRMFNDDPETDAVIMIGEIGGPDEAEAALWCKDNMKKPIVGFIAGVTAPPGKRMGHAGALISGGADTADAKLAVMEECGFKVTRNPSEMASLLKAMI; translated from the coding sequence ATGTCAATTTTGATTAACAAAAATACAAAAGTAATTACGCAAGGCATTACCGGTAAGACCGGGCAGTTTCATACTGAGAAATGCCAAGAGTACGCAAACGGAAAGAATTGTTTCGTAGCAGGCGTCAATCCTAAAAAAGCAGGCGAGTCGATTTTTAACATTCCCATTTTCGGAACGGTAAAAGAAGCTGCCCAGCAAACTGGTGCAACGGCATCGGTTATCTACGTGCCACCTCCAGGCGCCGCCGCTGCGATTTGGGAAGCGGTTGAGGCCGATTTGGATTTTGTGATCTGCATTACCGAAGGCATTCCGGTGCGCGATATGCTGGAAGTACGCAACAAGATGGCACAAAAAGAAGCCAAGGGCGGCAAGAAAACATTGTTGCTCGGCCCGAATTGCCCCGGCATCATCACCCCCGATGAAATCAAGATCGGCATCATGCCAGGCCACATTCATAAAAAAGGCCGCATTGGCGTTGTCAGCCGTTCAGGCACCTTGACCTACGAAGCCGTTGGTCAATTGAGTGCGATTGGTTTAGGTCAGTCGACTGCAGTCGGTATCGGCGGCGACCCAATCAATGGTCTGAAGCACATCGATATCATGCGCATGTTCAATGACGATCCTGAAACCGATGCCGTCATCATGATTGGTGAAATCGGTGGACCAGACGAGGCAGAAGCAGCCCTCTGGTGCAAAGACAATATGAAAAAACCCATCGTTGGCTTTATTGCTGGCGTAACAGCACCTCCTGGAAAGCGCATGGGTCATGCTGGTGCTTTGATTTCGGGTGGCGCGGATACCGCGGATGCCAAATTGGCAGTAATGGAAGAGTGCGGCTTTAAGGTTACGCGCAATCCATCGGAGATGGCTAGCTTATTAAAGGCAATGATTTAG
- a CDS encoding OsmC family protein, translating to MRKVETQFGSGAYDQSIAVGSHHLVSDIDASKGGSDGGPSPHEYLAAALASCTGMTLKMYAGRKSWGLENAIVTVDISRTDEVERFTRTITLVGNLDAEQTARLMDIADKCPVHKALIGTIAIDTQLVP from the coding sequence ATGAGAAAAGTAGAAACGCAATTTGGCAGCGGCGCATACGACCAAAGCATTGCCGTTGGCTCACATCACCTCGTATCCGACATCGACGCTTCAAAGGGTGGCAGTGATGGCGGCCCATCGCCCCACGAATACCTTGCTGCTGCCCTCGCAAGCTGCACCGGCATGACTCTCAAAATGTATGCCGGTCGCAAAAGCTGGGGGCTTGAGAACGCGATTGTGACGGTCGACATTAGCCGCACCGATGAGGTCGAACGCTTTACACGCACGATTACCCTCGTTGGTAATTTAGATGCAGAGCAAACTGCGCGCCTAATGGATATTGCTGATAAGTGCCCAGTCCACAAAGCACTGATTGGCACGATTGCGATTGACACCCAGCTTGTGCCGTAG
- a CDS encoding chalcone isomerase family protein — protein sequence MMNQFNTISVLPRMATFLCGMIVLLISLAANGPAHAKESLDPYVKGLQLQGQGRMTFWGFDVYDARLYVGDQRGQTGFALDLNYLRSLKGSDITKRTIDEMQRLGVSEANRNTWGKKLDGIFPDVVSGSSLTAIHVPGRGTVFLHNGKSVGEIAGDDFARAFFSIWLDPKTAAPKLRTALIGQACAPLIIAPTCEPSR from the coding sequence ATGATGAACCAATTCAATACCATCTCTGTATTGCCGCGCATGGCGACTTTCCTCTGTGGGATGATCGTTTTGCTGATTTCGTTGGCCGCAAATGGCCCCGCGCACGCTAAAGAGTCACTCGATCCCTATGTGAAGGGTTTGCAGTTGCAGGGCCAAGGTCGCATGACATTTTGGGGCTTTGATGTCTACGACGCACGTCTTTATGTCGGCGATCAGCGGGGTCAAACTGGCTTTGCTTTGGACCTCAATTACTTGCGCTCACTCAAGGGGTCCGATATTACGAAGCGCACCATCGACGAAATGCAACGCCTCGGTGTTAGCGAAGCCAACCGCAATACATGGGGAAAGAAACTGGATGGGATTTTTCCCGATGTGGTCTCGGGTAGTTCGTTGACTGCGATTCATGTCCCCGGGCGCGGCACGGTCTTTTTGCACAACGGCAAGTCGGTCGGTGAAATTGCTGGCGATGATTTTGCCAGGGCATTTTTTTCCATTTGGCTTGATCCCAAAACCGCCGCTCCTAAGTTGAGAACAGCCTTGATTGGCCAAGCGTGCGCCCCTTTAATTATTGCCCCAACGTGTGAGCCCTCCCGATGA
- a CDS encoding rhodanese-like domain-containing protein: MALKLGYKELIADAMSKIETLELEQAKALLDDPDTLFVDIRDVRELEREGMIPNAFHAPRGMLEFWVDPDSPYYKPELGSGKRLLLYCGSAWRSALAAEVLGRMGVPNVCHVAGGFSAWKKAELPIAQKPSKSHPA; the protein is encoded by the coding sequence ATGGCACTCAAATTAGGCTACAAAGAATTAATCGCTGATGCGATGAGCAAAATTGAAACCCTCGAATTAGAGCAAGCAAAAGCCCTACTTGACGATCCGGACACCCTCTTTGTGGATATACGCGATGTACGTGAACTGGAGCGCGAAGGCATGATTCCCAACGCATTTCATGCGCCACGCGGCATGCTCGAATTTTGGGTTGATCCAGATAGCCCCTATTACAAGCCCGAGCTGGGCTCTGGCAAGCGCTTACTGTTGTATTGCGGATCCGCATGGCGTTCCGCCCTGGCAGCAGAAGTACTCGGCCGCATGGGCGTTCCAAACGTATGCCATGTAGCAGGCGGCTTTTCAGCCTGGAAAAAAGCTGAACTCCCCATTGCCCAAAAGCCAAGCAAGTCCCACCCAGCCTAA
- the sucC gene encoding ADP-forming succinate--CoA ligase subunit beta — protein MKIHEYQGKALLRQFNVPVPNGIPAHSVEEAMDAAAKLGGPVWVVKAQIHAGGRGKGGGVKLAKSMDEVKKYASEIMGMQLKTHQTGPEGQKVRRLLIEDGADIKKEYYFSIVTDRGSQKNVIMASSEGGMDIEEVAEHSPEKIIKVFVDPLLGLTDAQCDTIAHGIGVPEGSVAKAREVFKNLYKTYWETDASLVEINPLILEGNGNIKALDAKFNFDPNALFRHPEIVAYRDEDEEDPAEIEASKFDLAYISLDGNIGCLVNGAGLAMATMDTIKLFGGQPANFLDVGGGATAEKVTEAFKIMLKNKSVEAILVNIFGGIMRCDVIAEGVVTACKAVNLSVPLVVRMKGTNEDLGKKILAESGLPIISADSMAEAATKVVAAAKKQK, from the coding sequence ATGAAAATTCACGAGTATCAGGGTAAGGCGCTGCTGCGCCAATTTAATGTGCCAGTTCCGAACGGCATTCCAGCGCATAGCGTCGAAGAAGCAATGGACGCGGCTGCAAAACTGGGTGGCCCAGTGTGGGTGGTTAAGGCGCAGATTCATGCGGGCGGTCGCGGTAAGGGCGGCGGCGTCAAGTTAGCCAAGAGCATGGATGAGGTTAAAAAATACGCCAGCGAAATTATGGGTATGCAGCTCAAAACTCATCAAACCGGACCCGAAGGACAAAAAGTCCGCCGACTCCTGATTGAAGATGGTGCTGACATTAAAAAAGAGTATTACTTCAGTATCGTCACCGACCGTGGCTCACAGAAAAACGTCATCATGGCCTCCAGCGAAGGCGGCATGGATATTGAGGAAGTGGCAGAGCACTCGCCCGAAAAAATCATCAAGGTATTTGTGGATCCATTGCTTGGATTAACCGATGCCCAGTGCGACACCATTGCCCATGGCATTGGCGTGCCTGAGGGATCCGTGGCTAAAGCACGCGAGGTCTTTAAGAACTTATACAAGACCTATTGGGAAACCGATGCGTCTTTAGTGGAAATTAATCCGCTGATTTTGGAAGGCAACGGCAACATTAAAGCCTTGGATGCCAAATTTAACTTTGATCCGAATGCCTTGTTCCGTCATCCTGAAATTGTGGCGTATCGCGATGAAGATGAAGAGGACCCTGCTGAAATTGAAGCGTCGAAATTTGATTTAGCCTACATCTCTCTGGACGGCAATATCGGTTGCCTCGTGAATGGTGCCGGACTTGCCATGGCCACCATGGATACGATTAAGTTGTTTGGCGGACAGCCTGCCAACTTCCTCGACGTCGGTGGCGGCGCTACGGCAGAAAAAGTAACGGAAGCATTTAAGATCATGCTCAAAAATAAGAGCGTGGAAGCCATTTTGGTCAATATCTTTGGCGGCATTATGCGCTGCGATGTTATTGCCGAAGGCGTGGTGACTGCCTGTAAGGCAGTGAATTTATCTGTGCCACTGGTTGTGCGCATGAAGGGTACGAACGAAGATTTAGGCAAAAAGATTTTGGCTGAATCCGGCTTACCGATCATCAGCGCCGACTCCATGGCAGAAGCAGCAACCAAAGTGGTTGCGGCGGCTAAAAAACAGAAATAA
- a CDS encoding TerC family protein has product MEFLAMLDWSVVLQIILIDILLGGDNAVIIALACRNLHPNQRRAGILWGTAGAIALRIVLTIFAVTLLQIPYLKVVGALLLLWIGYKLLADAGGHDENDLEAPDKLFAAVKTIIVADLVMSLDNVLAIAGAAGQVDDQAHQFGYIVFGLIVSVPIIIAGSRLVLFLIDRFPIIVTAGAGLLGWIAGGMLMTDPGMIKHFGEGIQDYGLISGIIGALGVMIVGEIAKRKASKAH; this is encoded by the coding sequence ATGGAATTTCTTGCAATGTTAGATTGGTCTGTCGTTTTGCAGATCATTTTGATTGATATTTTGCTGGGTGGTGACAATGCGGTGATCATTGCATTAGCCTGCCGTAACTTACACCCCAACCAACGTCGCGCAGGTATTTTATGGGGCACAGCCGGTGCGATTGCTTTGCGCATTGTCTTAACGATATTTGCGGTGACGCTCTTGCAAATTCCGTATCTGAAGGTAGTAGGCGCTTTACTGCTGCTGTGGATTGGTTACAAGCTCTTGGCGGATGCCGGCGGTCACGACGAAAACGACTTAGAGGCACCAGATAAGTTATTTGCAGCGGTAAAAACGATCATCGTTGCTGACTTGGTCATGAGTCTTGATAACGTCTTAGCGATTGCAGGTGCCGCAGGACAAGTGGACGACCAAGCCCATCAATTTGGCTATATCGTCTTTGGCTTAATCGTTTCGGTACCGATCATTATTGCTGGTAGCCGCCTCGTGTTATTCCTGATCGATCGTTTCCCTATCATTGTGACGGCAGGCGCTGGATTGCTTGGCTGGATTGCAGGCGGTATGCTGATGACCGACCCAGGCATGATCAAGCACTTTGGCGAGGGCATTCAGGACTACGGCTTAATCTCTGGCATTATTGGCGCGCTGGGCGTCATGATTGTTGGCGAGATTGCGAAGCGTAAAGCCAGTAAGGCCCATTAA
- a CDS encoding regulatory protein RecX has product MPDSVSPKKQSPSLKARALRLLSQREHSRAELVKKLGDYLSLKAKADRAHNAQDQDQERSQTDAPALSHEVQITAVLDDFEKRGWLSDARFAEALVRRRSERYGMRKIKDELQRAGVASEASAVLLDGLKNTEFERAKELFERKFDGIADDQKIRARQYRFLVSKGFNPEIVAKVIGGRQKGAE; this is encoded by the coding sequence ATGCCTGATTCAGTAAGTCCTAAAAAACAAAGCCCGAGTCTCAAAGCTCGGGCTTTGCGCCTTTTATCGCAGCGCGAGCACAGCCGTGCCGAATTGGTAAAAAAGCTAGGCGATTACTTAAGCCTGAAAGCCAAAGCAGATCGCGCTCATAACGCGCAGGATCAGGATCAAGAGCGCAGTCAAACAGATGCACCAGCGCTATCGCATGAAGTCCAAATTACCGCGGTATTGGATGACTTTGAGAAGCGGGGTTGGTTATCCGATGCCCGCTTTGCGGAAGCGTTAGTGCGACGGCGCAGTGAGCGCTATGGGATGCGCAAAATAAAGGACGAATTGCAGCGGGCCGGTGTCGCAAGTGAAGCATCAGCAGTGCTGTTAGATGGACTCAAAAATACTGAATTTGAGCGAGCAAAAGAGTTGTTTGAACGGAAATTCGATGGGATTGCCGATGACCAGAAAATCCGGGCTAGGCAATACCGTTTTTTGGTCTCCAAAGGCTTTAACCCCGAAATCGTCGCTAAGGTCATTGGCGGGCGCCAAAAAGGGGCTGAATAG
- the htpG gene encoding molecular chaperone HtpG: protein MTTTKETLGFQAEVKQLLQLMIHSLYSNKEIFLRELISNASDAADKLRFEAMTHPDWYESNPDLAIQIELDKAARTLTISDNGIGMSRDEVISNLGTIAKSGTKEFFSKLSGDQQKDAALIGQFGVGFYSAFIVADRITVETRRAGLPASDGIRWESDGSGEFTVESINRPERGTSIILHLREGEDDFLSSYQLKSIIRKYSDHISLPIQMRKEEWDEEKKEQVLKEEFEAINQASALWSRSKSEVSEEQYTEFYKHLSHDYEGPLCYSHNRVEGRSEFTQLLYVPAHAPFDLWDRNKRGGIQLYVKRVFIMDDAEQLMPTYLRFVTGVIDSTDLPLNVSREILQESRDVKVIRESSTKRVLSMLEELANSEDTAKLEKYRTFWTEFGQVLKEGIGEDQGNQERLAKLLRFASTHSDTAEQTTSLSDYIGRMKEGQDAIFYVTGETFNAAKNSPHLEIFRKKGVEVLLLSDRVDEWMLSFMPEFEGKKLTSVAKGGLDLGQLADEAEKKEQESTEKEFKDLLEKMKAALSDKAKDVRVTFRLTDSPACLVADENELSGNLLRMLKAAGQEAPSTKPILEINPEHPLVLKIKYDDAAFDEWANLLFDQALLAEGGHLSDPASFVKRMNKMLLG, encoded by the coding sequence ATGACTACGACAAAAGAAACCTTGGGCTTTCAAGCCGAAGTAAAGCAATTACTGCAACTCATGATTCATTCCTTGTATTCCAACAAGGAAATTTTCTTGCGTGAGCTCATCTCCAATGCATCGGATGCAGCGGATAAATTACGCTTTGAAGCCATGACCCACCCCGATTGGTATGAATCCAATCCAGACTTAGCAATTCAAATTGAATTAGATAAGGCGGCGCGCACCCTCACCATTTCCGATAATGGCATTGGCATGAGCCGCGATGAAGTGATTAGCAATCTGGGTACGATTGCTAAATCCGGTACCAAAGAATTTTTCTCTAAACTCTCGGGCGATCAACAAAAAGACGCCGCCCTGATTGGTCAGTTTGGTGTTGGCTTTTACTCTGCATTCATTGTTGCCGACCGCATTACCGTTGAAACCCGCAGGGCTGGACTACCCGCCAGCGACGGCATTCGTTGGGAGTCAGATGGCTCTGGCGAATTCACCGTCGAATCCATTAACCGGCCTGAGCGTGGAACCTCCATCATCTTGCATCTACGCGAAGGTGAAGATGACTTCCTGTCGTCCTATCAGCTCAAGTCCATCATTCGCAAATACTCCGATCACATTTCCTTGCCAATTCAGATGCGCAAGGAAGAATGGGATGAGGAGAAAAAAGAGCAGGTACTCAAAGAAGAATTTGAGGCCATCAATCAAGCGAGCGCTTTATGGTCTCGCTCCAAATCCGAAGTCAGTGAAGAGCAATACACCGAGTTTTATAAACACCTCTCGCACGACTATGAAGGCCCCTTGTGCTATTCGCATAACCGCGTAGAGGGCCGCAGTGAATTTACACAACTGCTGTACGTACCAGCACATGCACCATTTGATTTATGGGATCGCAATAAGCGCGGTGGCATCCAGCTGTATGTCAAACGGGTTTTCATCATGGATGATGCCGAACAATTGATGCCAACCTACCTGCGTTTTGTGACCGGCGTGATTGACTCGACCGACTTACCACTCAATGTCTCGCGCGAAATTCTGCAAGAATCACGCGACGTTAAGGTCATTCGTGAGAGTTCAACCAAGCGCGTACTCAGCATGCTGGAAGAATTAGCGAACAGCGAAGATACCGCTAAGCTAGAAAAGTACCGTACTTTCTGGACTGAATTTGGCCAGGTACTGAAGGAGGGCATTGGCGAGGACCAAGGCAATCAGGAGCGCCTAGCGAAGCTCTTGCGCTTTGCCAGCACCCATAGCGATACCGCCGAACAAACAACGTCACTGTCGGATTACATCGGGCGCATGAAAGAAGGCCAAGACGCGATTTTTTACGTTACCGGCGAAACGTTCAATGCCGCCAAAAACAGTCCGCACCTCGAGATCTTCCGCAAAAAAGGCGTCGAAGTCTTGTTGCTCTCGGACCGAGTGGACGAGTGGATGTTGTCCTTTATGCCCGAGTTTGAAGGCAAAAAACTGACCTCGGTTGCCAAGGGAGGGCTGGATCTAGGCCAGCTCGCCGACGAAGCAGAAAAGAAAGAACAAGAGTCGACCGAAAAAGAATTTAAAGATCTACTGGAAAAAATGAAGGCAGCTTTAAGTGATAAAGCAAAAGATGTGCGCGTGACCTTCCGCTTAACCGATTCACCGGCCTGCCTCGTTGCTGATGAAAACGAACTCTCGGGCAATCTATTGCGCATGCTCAAAGCAGCCGGCCAAGAAGCGCCCAGCACCAAACCCATTTTAGAAATCAACCCTGAACATCCCTTGGTGTTAAAGATCAAGTACGATGATGCTGCATTTGACGAGTGGGCTAATTTGCTGTTTGATCAAGCTTTGCTTGCAGAGGGTGGTCACTTAAGTGATCCAGCCAGTTTTGTAAAACGCATGAATAAAATGTTACTAGGCTAA
- a CDS encoding DUF3833 domain-containing protein — MKSLFRPALLCLATLLILGGCSSPQVSMYAKEKPTLDLTSYFNGTIDAYGIFTNRSNEVVKRFKVVMKASWVVKDGKRVGTLDEDFFYSDGTTQKRIWTLTETAPGVFTGTADDVVGSATGLMAGNALNWKYTLALPVDGTVYNVQFDDWMYLMDDKVMINRAQMSKFGIYLGEVTLAFYKR, encoded by the coding sequence ATGAAATCCCTATTCCGTCCCGCTTTACTTTGCCTGGCTACCCTTTTGATCTTGGGCGGCTGCTCTTCTCCTCAGGTGTCGATGTACGCCAAAGAGAAGCCCACGCTCGATCTCACAAGTTATTTCAATGGCACGATTGACGCCTATGGCATCTTTACCAATCGCAGCAATGAGGTGGTGAAGCGCTTTAAGGTGGTTATGAAAGCCAGCTGGGTGGTCAAAGACGGTAAGCGTGTTGGCACGCTAGACGAAGACTTTTTCTATTCAGACGGCACAACCCAAAAACGCATTTGGACCTTGACCGAAACAGCGCCAGGTGTGTTTACCGGAACCGCAGACGATGTCGTTGGTTCGGCTACTGGTCTGATGGCAGGCAATGCATTGAACTGGAAATACACCTTGGCCTTGCCAGTCGACGGCACCGTTTATAACGTCCAATTCGATGACTGGATGTATTTGATGGACGATAAGGTCATGATCAATCGCGCGCAAATGAGCAAGTTTGGTATTTACTTGGGCGAAGTTACCTTGGCTTTTTATAAGCGCTAA
- a CDS encoding pilin — MTLHNENAISNTEKNGFTLIEVMVVVAIIGILVAVAVPQYQDYIARSRVIEGMNLSSSAKLAVTEAFASRGVAPMSDATQGAFSFAPTRSVKDIEILQSGAIAIDFQGTVAPEGSNSLVLIPTNSPDATMPVPLDLSKPEGATWSGGWSCRSAMSNLPQPLLPSECRTSK, encoded by the coding sequence ATGACACTACACAACGAGAACGCTATCAGCAACACAGAGAAAAACGGATTTACCCTGATCGAGGTGATGGTGGTTGTCGCCATTATCGGAATTTTGGTGGCCGTTGCAGTTCCACAGTACCAAGACTACATTGCGCGCAGTCGCGTAATTGAGGGCATGAATTTATCTTCCAGCGCAAAACTCGCTGTAACTGAAGCATTTGCTAGTCGGGGCGTAGCGCCCATGAGTGATGCAACCCAAGGAGCCTTTAGTTTTGCGCCAACGCGTAGCGTCAAGGACATCGAAATTTTGCAATCCGGTGCAATTGCGATTGATTTTCAGGGAACGGTTGCGCCAGAAGGAAGCAATAGCCTGGTTCTAATTCCAACGAACTCCCCAGATGCAACTATGCCGGTACCACTGGATCTATCGAAACCAGAAGGCGCAACGTGGTCAGGGGGCTGGTCCTGTCGCTCGGCGATGAGCAATTTACCGCAGCCTTTACTGCCATCCGAATGCCGTACTTCGAAGTAA
- a CDS encoding DUF2878 domain-containing protein, protein MRKLINFVLFQLGWFACILGAAHGYVTLAVLFCAAIATFHLWQSSDRIQEGVLLLKIGLFGIGADTLLLHTGSLVFESKGLLPALSPIWMWSLWVILGCTLNESMSWLKGRFLLASILGAITGPLSYLAGVKLGAAQWGDETQALVLLGIIWAIAMPLLFWWSGKVPANRPLTSIQ, encoded by the coding sequence GTGCGTAAATTGATTAACTTTGTTTTGTTCCAGCTCGGGTGGTTTGCCTGCATTTTGGGCGCGGCCCATGGCTATGTCACGCTAGCGGTCCTTTTTTGTGCGGCGATTGCAACCTTTCATCTGTGGCAATCCAGCGACCGCATCCAGGAGGGCGTGTTACTTCTCAAAATAGGCCTCTTCGGAATTGGCGCCGATACCCTGCTATTGCATACCGGCAGCCTGGTTTTTGAGTCAAAAGGGCTCTTACCGGCCTTATCACCCATTTGGATGTGGTCTCTGTGGGTCATTCTGGGGTGCACCCTCAACGAGTCGATGTCCTGGCTGAAGGGACGTTTTCTCTTGGCCTCGATCTTGGGCGCGATTACAGGCCCCTTATCCTACTTGGCTGGGGTTAAATTAGGTGCCGCACAATGGGGTGATGAAACGCAAGCCCTTGTTTTGCTTGGAATAATTTGGGCTATTGCCATGCCATTGCTGTTTTGGTGGTCAGGAAAAGTGCCTGCCAACAGGCCGCTGACATCCATCCAGTAA